Sequence from the Ancalomicrobiaceae bacterium S20 genome:
GGCGCGGAGGAGAAGAACCGGCGCATCGCGCGGTTCTGGCGACCCTATCACACGGCGGTCGCCGGCACGATCGAGGCGGCGCTCGCGAGCGGCCGGCCGCCGGTCGTGCTGTCGGTCCACTCGTTCACGCCGGTCTGGCGCGGCTGGCCGCGGCCCTGGCACGTCGGCGTCCTGTGGGACAACGATCCGCGCCTGCCGGACCGGCTGCTCTCGGCCTTCCGGGCCGATCCGGATCTGGTGGTCGGCGACAACGAGCCCTATTCGGGCGTGCTGCGCGGCGATTCGATGTTCCAGCACGGCACCGAGCTCGGCCTCGCCCATGCGATCGTCGAGATCCGGCAGGATCTGATCGCCGACGCGCCCGGCGCGCTGCGCTGGGCGGAGCGTCTCGCGGCCGTGATGGAGCGGCTCGTCGGGGCCGAGGATCTGCATGTGCAGCGGTTCTTCGGCTCGCGCTCGGGCCCGGTCACGCCGCGATTTTGAGCCGCCCGTCGCAGCGGGCGACAGGGCATCCTATATCGATCGAACCCGTGAACGCGGCTTCGCGGCCGCGCCCGAGACCAGGATCAGAGCCATGGCCGAACTCGACGACAAGACCCGGACCGAACTCGAAGCCGCCGCGTTCCGCCGGCTGCTCAGGCATCTCGTCGACGAGCGACCGGAGGTGCAGAACATCGACCTGATGAACCTCGCCGGTTTCTGCCGCAACTGCCTGTCGAACTGGTATCGCGAGGCCGCCGAGGCGCAAGGGATTGCGATGACCAAGGACGAGAGCCGGGTCGCGATCTACGGCATGCCCTACGACGACTGGAAGGCC
This genomic interval carries:
- a CDS encoding DUF1244 domain-containing protein is translated as MAELDDKTRTELEAAAFRRLLRHLVDERPEVQNIDLMNLAGFCRNCLSNWYREAAEAQGIAMTKDESRVAIYGMPYDDWKAKHQTEADAGKLAAFEQNRPKH
- a CDS encoding N-formylglutamate amidohydrolase, which encodes MLDLPPADPSHDAYEIIPGDPGLGVVIVADHASNRIPPEYADLGLPRRELERHIGYDIGVAMVVRELARRMGVPAVLSTFSRLLIDPNRGADDPTLVMRLSDGAIVPGNARIGAEEKNRRIARFWRPYHTAVAGTIEAALASGRPPVVLSVHSFTPVWRGWPRPWHVGVLWDNDPRLPDRLLSAFRADPDLVVGDNEPYSGVLRGDSMFQHGTELGLAHAIVEIRQDLIADAPGALRWAERLAAVMERLVGAEDLHVQRFFGSRSGPVTPRF